The proteins below come from a single Cottoperca gobio chromosome 11, fCotGob3.1, whole genome shotgun sequence genomic window:
- the LOC115015531 gene encoding 3-oxo-5-alpha-steroid 4-dehydrogenase 1-like — MCSIPRSCLYGGMFDYVSGANFLGEITEWAGFALAGHSVHSSAFAVFTTVVLTSRAVAHHKWYLAKFEDYPKSRKALIPFLL, encoded by the exons ATGTGTTCTATACCACGCTCGTGTTTGTACg GGGGAATGTTTGACTATGTGTCTGGAGCCAACTTCTTAGGAGAGATAACCGAGTGGGCAGGCTTCGCTCTGGCTGGACACTCTGTTCACAGTTCAGCTTTTGCCGTCTTTACCACAGTGGTCCTCACCAGCAGGGCTGTGGCCCATCAcaa ATGGTACCTCGCTAAGTTTGAAGACTACCCTAAAAGCAGGAAGGCGCTGATTCCTTTTCTGCTCTAA